ATCACTATGATCCTGTTCCCGCCTCTGTCCAGGAGAAGATTTTAGAACGTATTCATGGAAAAATTTAGGAGTTTTTCTCATGGCAAAGAAGAAATTTGAAAGAACGAAGCCGCATGTGAACATCGGAACGATCGGTCACGTGGATCACGGTAAGACGACGCTGACGGCCGCCATCACGTATGTTTTGGCGAAGGCGGGAGGAGC
This DNA window, taken from Candidatus Neomarinimicrobiota bacterium, encodes the following:
- the tuf gene encoding elongation factor Tu (EF-Tu; promotes GTP-dependent binding of aminoacyl-tRNA to the A-site of ribosomes during protein biosynthesis; when the tRNA anticodon matches the mRNA codon, GTP hydrolysis results; the inactive EF-Tu-GDP leaves the ribosome and release of GDP is promoted by elongation factor Ts; many prokaryotes have two copies of the gene encoding EF-Tu); protein product: MAKKKFERTKPHVNIGTIGHVDHGKTTLTAAITYVLAKAGGA